A genome region from Panthera leo isolate Ple1 chromosome A2, P.leo_Ple1_pat1.1, whole genome shotgun sequence includes the following:
- the NR2C2 gene encoding nuclear receptor subfamily 2 group C member 2 isoform X3, translating to MTSPSPRIQIISTDSAVASPQRIQIVTDQQTGQKIQIVTAVDASGSPKQQFILTSPDGAGTGKVILASPETSSAKQLIFTTSDNLVPGRIQIVTDSACVERLLGKADVQRPQVVEYCVVCGDKASGRHYGAVSCEGCKGFFKRSVRKNLTYSCRSNQDCIINKHHRNRCQFCRLKKCLEMGMKMESVQSERKPFDVQREKPSNCAASTEKIYIRKDLRSPLIATPTFVADKDGARQTGLLDPGMLVNIQQPLIREDGTVLLATDSKAETSQGALGTLANVVTSLANLSESLNNGDASEMQPEDQSASEITRAFDTLAKALNTTDSSSPPSLADGIDASGGGGIHVISRDQSTPIIEVEGPLLSDTHVTFKLTMPSPMPEYLNVHYICESASRLLFLSMHWARSIPAFQALGQDCNTSLVRACWNELFTLGLAQCAQVMSLSTILAAIVNHLQNSIQEDKLSGDRIKQVMEHIWKLQEFCNSMAKLDIDGYEYAYLKAIVLFSPDHPGLTSTSQIEKFQEKAQMELQDYVQKTYSEDTYRLARILVRLPALRLMSSNITEELFFTGLIGNVSIDSIIPYILKMETAEYNGQITGASL from the exons ATTGTGACAGACCAGCAGACAGGACAGAAGATCCAGATAGTCACCGCAGTGGACGCCTCCGGATCCCCCAAGCAGCAGTTCATCCTGACCAGCCCAGATGGAGCTGGAACTGGGAAGGTGATCCTGGCTTCCCCGGAGACCTCCAGTGCCAAGCAGCTCATATTCACCACCTCAGACAACCTCGTCCCTGGCAGGATCCAG ATCGTCACGGACTCTGCTTGTGTGGAACGTTTGCTGGGGAAGGCTGACGTCCAGCGGCCCCAGGTGGTAGAGTACTGTGTAGTCTGTGGCGACAAAGCCTCTG GCCGTCACTATGGGGCTGTCAGTTGTGAAGGTTGCAAAGGTTTCTTCAAAAGGAGCGTAAGGAAAAACCTGACCTACAGCTGCCGGAGCAACCAAGACTGCATCATCAATAAACATCACCGGAACCGCTGTCAGTTTTGCCGGCTGAAAAAATGCTTAGAGATGGGCATGAAAATGGAAT CTGTACAGAGTGAACGGAAGCCCTTTGATGTACAACGGGAGAAACCAAGCAATTGTGCTGCTTCAACTGAGAAAATCTATATCCGGAAGGACCTGAGAAGTCCTCTGATAGCCACTCCCACGTTTGTGGCAGATAAAGATGGAGCAAG ACAAACAGGTCTTCTTGATCCAGGGATGCTTGTGAACATCCAACAGCCTTTGATACGCGAGGATGGTACGGTTCTCCTGGCCACGGATTCCAAG GCAGAAACAAGCCAGGGAGCTCTGGGCACACTGGCAAATGTAGTAACCTCTCTTGCCAACTTGAGTGAGTCCCTTAACAATGGTGATGCTTCGGAAATGCAGCCGGAGGACCAGTCCGCAAGTGAGATTACTCG GGCATTTGATACCTTAGCTAAAGCACTTAATACCACAGACAGCTCCTCACCTCCGAGCCTAGCAGACGGCATAGATGCCAGTGGAGGAGGCGGCATCCACGTCATCAGCAGAGACCAGTCCACACCCATCATCGAGGTCGAAGGGCCCCTCCTTTCAGATACTCATGTCACATTTAAG CTCACCATGCCCAGCCCAATGCCAGAGTACCTCAACGTGCACTACATCTGCGAGTCAGCATCCCGCCTGCTTTTCCTCTCCATGCACTGGGCCAGGTCAATCCCAGCTTTTCAGGCACTTGG GCAGGACTGCAACACCAGCCTGGTGCGGGCCTGCTGGAACGAGCTCTTCACCCTCGGCCTCGCCCAGTGTGCCCAGGTCATGAGTCTCTCCACTATCCTGGCGGCCATTGTCAACCACCTGCAGAACAGCATCCAGGAAG ATAAACTTTCTGGAGACCGGATAAAGCAAGTCATGGAGCACATCTGGAAGCTTCAGGAATTCTGTAACAGTATGGCGAAGCTGGATATAGACGGCTATGAGTATGCATACCTTAAAGCTATAGTTCTCTTTAGCCCCG ACCATCCAGGTTTGACCAGCACAAGCCAGATTGAAAAATTCCAAGAAAAGGCACAGATGGAATTGCAGGACTACGTTCAGAAAACCTATTCGGAAGACACGTACCG ATTGGCCCGGATTCTCGTTCGCCTGCCAGCACTCAGGCTGATGAGCTCAAACATAacagaagaacttttttttactGGTCTCATTGGCAATGTTTCAATAGACAGCATAATCCCCTACATCCTCAAGATGGAGACAGCAGAGTATAACGGCCAGATCACCGGAGCCAGTCTATAG
- the NR2C2 gene encoding nuclear receptor subfamily 2 group C member 2 isoform X2: MATNMEGLVQHRVGTQQVAEVPRTQTSRPESPGMTSPSPRIQIISTDSAVASPQRIQIVTDQQTGQKIQIVTAVDASGSPKQQFILTSPDGAGTGKVILASPETSSAKQLIFTTSDNLVPGRIQIVTDSACVERLLGKADVQRPQVVEYCVVCGDKASGRHYGAVSCEGCKGFFKRSVRKNLTYSCRSNQDCIINKHHRNRCQFCRLKKCLEMGMKMESVQSERKPFDVQREKPSNCAASTEKIYIRKDLRSPLIATPTFVADKDGARQTGLLDPGMLVNIQQPLIREDGTVLLATDSKAETSQGALGTLANVVTSLANLSESLNNGDASEMQPEDQSASEITRAFDTLAKALNTTDSSSPPSLADGIDASGGGGIHVISRDQSTPIIEVEGPLLSDTHVTFKLTMPSPMPEYLNVHYICESASRLLFLSMHWARSIPAFQALGQDCNTSLVRACWNELFTLGLAQCAQVMSLSTILAAIVNHLQNSIQEDKLSGDRIKQVMEHIWKLQEFCNSMAKLDIDGYEYAYLKAIVLFSPDHPGLTSTSQIEKFQEKAQMELQDYVQKTYSEDTYRLARILVRLPALRLMSSNITEELFFTGLIGNVSIDSIIPYILKMETAEYNGQITGASL; the protein is encoded by the exons ATTGTGACAGACCAGCAGACAGGACAGAAGATCCAGATAGTCACCGCAGTGGACGCCTCCGGATCCCCCAAGCAGCAGTTCATCCTGACCAGCCCAGATGGAGCTGGAACTGGGAAGGTGATCCTGGCTTCCCCGGAGACCTCCAGTGCCAAGCAGCTCATATTCACCACCTCAGACAACCTCGTCCCTGGCAGGATCCAG ATCGTCACGGACTCTGCTTGTGTGGAACGTTTGCTGGGGAAGGCTGACGTCCAGCGGCCCCAGGTGGTAGAGTACTGTGTAGTCTGTGGCGACAAAGCCTCTG GCCGTCACTATGGGGCTGTCAGTTGTGAAGGTTGCAAAGGTTTCTTCAAAAGGAGCGTAAGGAAAAACCTGACCTACAGCTGCCGGAGCAACCAAGACTGCATCATCAATAAACATCACCGGAACCGCTGTCAGTTTTGCCGGCTGAAAAAATGCTTAGAGATGGGCATGAAAATGGAAT CTGTACAGAGTGAACGGAAGCCCTTTGATGTACAACGGGAGAAACCAAGCAATTGTGCTGCTTCAACTGAGAAAATCTATATCCGGAAGGACCTGAGAAGTCCTCTGATAGCCACTCCCACGTTTGTGGCAGATAAAGATGGAGCAAG ACAAACAGGTCTTCTTGATCCAGGGATGCTTGTGAACATCCAACAGCCTTTGATACGCGAGGATGGTACGGTTCTCCTGGCCACGGATTCCAAG GCAGAAACAAGCCAGGGAGCTCTGGGCACACTGGCAAATGTAGTAACCTCTCTTGCCAACTTGAGTGAGTCCCTTAACAATGGTGATGCTTCGGAAATGCAGCCGGAGGACCAGTCCGCAAGTGAGATTACTCG GGCATTTGATACCTTAGCTAAAGCACTTAATACCACAGACAGCTCCTCACCTCCGAGCCTAGCAGACGGCATAGATGCCAGTGGAGGAGGCGGCATCCACGTCATCAGCAGAGACCAGTCCACACCCATCATCGAGGTCGAAGGGCCCCTCCTTTCAGATACTCATGTCACATTTAAG CTCACCATGCCCAGCCCAATGCCAGAGTACCTCAACGTGCACTACATCTGCGAGTCAGCATCCCGCCTGCTTTTCCTCTCCATGCACTGGGCCAGGTCAATCCCAGCTTTTCAGGCACTTGG GCAGGACTGCAACACCAGCCTGGTGCGGGCCTGCTGGAACGAGCTCTTCACCCTCGGCCTCGCCCAGTGTGCCCAGGTCATGAGTCTCTCCACTATCCTGGCGGCCATTGTCAACCACCTGCAGAACAGCATCCAGGAAG ATAAACTTTCTGGAGACCGGATAAAGCAAGTCATGGAGCACATCTGGAAGCTTCAGGAATTCTGTAACAGTATGGCGAAGCTGGATATAGACGGCTATGAGTATGCATACCTTAAAGCTATAGTTCTCTTTAGCCCCG ACCATCCAGGTTTGACCAGCACAAGCCAGATTGAAAAATTCCAAGAAAAGGCACAGATGGAATTGCAGGACTACGTTCAGAAAACCTATTCGGAAGACACGTACCG ATTGGCCCGGATTCTCGTTCGCCTGCCAGCACTCAGGCTGATGAGCTCAAACATAacagaagaacttttttttactGGTCTCATTGGCAATGTTTCAATAGACAGCATAATCCCCTACATCCTCAAGATGGAGACAGCAGAGTATAACGGCCAGATCACCGGAGCCAGTCTATAG